From a region of the Bradyrhizobium sp. KBS0727 genome:
- a CDS encoding ABC transporter permease — MSEQVLNSDALTPASRILSAAKRLGMSVLPFVVVIALWQFASLFFPRFLFPSLVDVFWRCLEILSSGVLFADVLATVLRILVGLAGAFVVGGALALLMARSQAMDKFLSPILTLFQGIPALSWVVFAIIWFHGVEFRIFFIMVMTTLPAFAFQVLGALRGMSKDLVEMVFSFRPTRMKLFRVMIAPAILPDILTAWKVNLGNASRVVVVAELVGATGGVGYQLLQQQQLFDMAGALAWTLQLVFFVLLVQATLTLIETVAFRYRAVSERAI; from the coding sequence GTGAGCGAGCAGGTTCTAAACTCGGACGCCTTGACGCCCGCGTCGCGGATACTTTCGGCGGCAAAGCGGCTGGGCATGTCTGTCTTGCCGTTCGTCGTCGTCATCGCGCTGTGGCAGTTCGCGTCGCTGTTCTTTCCGCGTTTCCTGTTTCCTTCGCTCGTCGACGTGTTCTGGCGCTGTCTGGAAATTCTCTCGAGTGGTGTATTGTTTGCTGACGTTCTCGCGACGGTACTGCGGATTCTCGTAGGGCTGGCGGGAGCCTTTGTCGTCGGCGGTGCCCTTGCGCTGCTCATGGCGCGCTCGCAGGCGATGGATAAATTCCTGTCGCCGATCCTCACGCTGTTCCAGGGCATTCCCGCGCTCTCTTGGGTCGTGTTCGCCATCATCTGGTTTCATGGTGTCGAATTCCGCATCTTCTTCATCATGGTGATGACGACACTGCCGGCATTCGCCTTTCAGGTGCTTGGCGCGCTTCGCGGCATGTCCAAGGACCTGGTCGAGATGGTGTTCAGCTTCCGTCCCACGCGAATGAAGCTGTTCCGGGTGATGATTGCACCGGCAATCCTTCCGGACATTCTAACGGCCTGGAAAGTGAATCTCGGAAACGCATCGCGCGTCGTGGTCGTGGCGGAACTCGTCGGCGCTACTGGCGGCGTTGGTTATCAACTTCTGCAGCAGCAACAGCTGTTCGATATGGCAGGTGCACTCGCATGGACGCTTCAACTGGTATTCTTCGTGCTGCTCGTCCAGGCGACGTTGACTCTCATCGAGACCGTGGCCTTTCGCTATCGGGCAGTTTCGGAGCGGGCGATATGA
- a CDS encoding PLP-dependent aminotransferase family protein, whose product MSDWVPILPSNGGPRYLAFVDSLEEDIASGQIKPGMRLLPQREMAQRLGLSIGTISKAYAEAEQRGLISGEVGRGTFVQRRKPEQRGGYGSSDTTINLALNVPPYTGEDEVIASALTEIATQGEMPNLLGYLPHQGMRRHREAMVIWLSTLGVKAHPDELFITHGGQHALSVALNMVTSPGDVVLTERFTYSGMTALSAQNGYRLHGVATDTHGLVPEALDRAFSETGAKALFCMPTLQTPTGVVMPEDRRDAIAEIVREHGAYLLEDDAYAFLFEYPLRPIAARIPDRSFYVVSFAKCLAPGLRIAAMIAPPSFRDRCNNAIRATGWMATPVMAEVVARLIHNGDLLRQVKRKREKATVRNEIASRVLSTWLPPISSPPGFHRWLPLPAGRTLNALVTQAAHAGITLAPPGALQQVDRGTLGIRICLGHPSTEAELEKAMVEIKRILEMTEAISFV is encoded by the coding sequence ATGAGCGATTGGGTACCGATCCTCCCGTCGAACGGCGGGCCGCGTTATCTCGCATTCGTCGACTCCCTGGAGGAGGACATCGCGAGCGGGCAGATCAAGCCGGGCATGCGGCTGCTGCCCCAGCGTGAAATGGCGCAGAGACTCGGCCTCAGCATCGGAACGATCTCGAAGGCGTACGCCGAAGCGGAACAACGCGGCCTCATCTCCGGCGAGGTCGGGCGCGGCACCTTCGTGCAACGTCGCAAACCGGAGCAGCGTGGCGGCTACGGCTCATCCGATACCACGATCAATCTCGCACTGAACGTCCCCCCCTACACGGGCGAAGACGAAGTCATCGCATCGGCACTGACCGAGATCGCCACGCAAGGCGAGATGCCGAACCTGTTGGGCTATTTGCCGCATCAGGGAATGCGACGCCATCGGGAGGCGATGGTGATCTGGCTCTCAACGCTGGGCGTAAAGGCCCACCCGGATGAACTGTTCATCACCCACGGCGGTCAACACGCTCTCTCCGTCGCGCTCAATATGGTGACATCACCCGGCGACGTGGTGCTCACCGAGAGATTCACGTATTCCGGAATGACCGCCCTGTCTGCGCAGAACGGTTACCGGCTGCACGGCGTAGCGACCGACACCCACGGCCTGGTCCCTGAGGCGCTTGATCGAGCTTTCAGTGAAACCGGCGCCAAAGCCCTTTTCTGCATGCCAACCTTGCAGACCCCAACCGGCGTCGTGATGCCCGAAGACCGCCGCGATGCTATCGCAGAAATTGTGCGCGAGCACGGCGCCTATTTGCTTGAAGACGACGCCTACGCATTCCTTTTCGAGTACCCGCTCCGCCCGATCGCTGCGCGCATTCCCGACCGTAGCTTCTATGTCGTGAGCTTTGCAAAGTGTTTGGCGCCCGGCTTGCGCATCGCGGCGATGATCGCACCGCCGTCGTTCCGCGACAGATGCAACAACGCCATTCGTGCAACAGGCTGGATGGCTACGCCCGTCATGGCCGAAGTTGTCGCAAGGCTTATTCATAACGGCGACCTGCTCCGTCAGGTCAAGCGCAAGCGCGAGAAGGCCACGGTGAGGAATGAAATCGCAAGCAGGGTTCTCAGCACCTGGCTGCCGCCGATTTCATCCCCTCCAGGATTTCATCGTTGGCTCCCGCTTCCCGCAGGCCGCACCCTGAATGCACTCGTCACGCAGGCTGCCCACGCAGGAATCACGCTCGCGCCGCCCGGTGCCTTGCAGCAGGTCGATCGCGGAACGCTCGGAATTCGAATTTGCCTCGGGCACCCTTCTACAGAGGCAGAGCTTGAGAAAGCGATGGTCGAGATCAAGCGGATTCTTGAAATGACGGAAGCAATATCCTTTGTCTGA
- a CDS encoding LysR family transcriptional regulator: MIELRQFRQFIAVAEELSFRRAAERLNMAQPPLTATIKRIEDEIGATLIERTNRITRLTEAGRVFLEEAHKTVNQAERAMLAAQRAGAGLTGMLRVTFVASAAREILPSILLRFREHYPAVQLELREAMTAQQIVSLANDESDLGFVIPPLQNAENLNIEVIARNRLVAAVPEGHPLAKADQIALSDMSQDSWIMFAARQGPGLHRIIHTACARAGFSPRIGQEAPQMDTIVSLVAGGMGVALVSRALVVGGRQGVAFRELAGPGTPVEYELAIAYGSSSPVLDAFVAATRLHAKLIAPEGM; encoded by the coding sequence ATGATCGAGCTTCGTCAATTTAGACAGTTCATCGCGGTTGCGGAGGAATTGAGCTTTCGACGCGCTGCCGAGCGGCTCAACATGGCCCAACCTCCCTTAACAGCCACCATAAAGCGCATCGAGGATGAAATTGGAGCGACTCTGATAGAGCGCACAAATCGCATAACACGCCTGACCGAGGCCGGTCGTGTTTTCCTCGAAGAGGCTCACAAAACCGTCAATCAGGCGGAGCGTGCCATGCTCGCGGCGCAACGCGCCGGCGCCGGCCTCACCGGAATGCTGCGAGTCACCTTTGTTGCAAGCGCCGCTCGTGAAATTCTGCCGTCAATCTTGCTGCGATTTCGAGAGCACTATCCAGCAGTTCAGCTCGAGCTTCGCGAGGCCATGACAGCCCAGCAGATCGTGTCGTTGGCGAACGACGAAAGCGATCTGGGTTTTGTAATCCCGCCCCTCCAGAATGCGGAAAACCTGAACATCGAGGTAATTGCCCGAAACCGGCTCGTCGCAGCGGTCCCCGAAGGACATCCCCTGGCGAAGGCTGATCAGATAGCGCTTTCAGACATGTCTCAGGATTCGTGGATCATGTTCGCGGCCCGCCAAGGCCCTGGCTTGCATCGGATCATCCACACGGCATGTGCCAGGGCAGGATTTTCACCCAGGATTGGGCAGGAAGCTCCTCAAATGGATACGATCGTTAGCCTTGTCGCAGGCGGAATGGGCGTCGCCCTCGTATCGAGGGCACTCGTGGTCGGCGGGCGCCAAGGTGTCGCCTTCCGCGAATTGGCAGGCCCCGGAACTCCGGTCGAATACGAACTGGCAATCGCCTACGGCAGTTCATCTCCCGTTCTAGACGCATTCGTCGCTGCAACCAGATTGCACGCCAAGTTGATCGCGCCAGAAGGCATGTGA
- a CDS encoding carbon monoxide dehydrogenase subunit G gives MKLDIGGAETIQASVETLWDALNDPVVLTRCIPGCKTMTEISPDTYKVEMQLRVAAVGGSFEGEISLSDKEPPKTCNIKVSGAGTLGHGNGTARFQITPEGPGVSKLTYQGVGEIGGLVAGVGQRILGSVSKHLVGKFFTVLRKQFEGRVQGAAE, from the coding sequence ATGAAGCTCGATATTGGCGGCGCTGAAACGATCCAGGCTTCCGTTGAGACGCTTTGGGACGCGTTGAACGATCCCGTGGTGCTGACGCGCTGCATTCCCGGCTGCAAAACCATGACTGAAATCTCGCCGGATACTTACAAGGTCGAGATGCAGTTGCGCGTTGCTGCGGTGGGTGGGTCTTTCGAGGGCGAGATTTCGCTTTCCGACAAAGAGCCGCCGAAGACCTGTAACATAAAAGTGTCGGGCGCCGGCACGCTGGGCCACGGAAACGGCACGGCGCGGTTCCAAATTACGCCGGAAGGTCCTGGCGTGTCCAAACTCACCTATCAAGGCGTTGGCGAAATCGGCGGCCTTGTCGCAGGCGTCGGGCAGCGCATTCTGGGCAGCGTGTCAAAGCATCTCGTCGGCAAATTCTTCACCGTGCTCCGTAAGCAATTCGAAGGGCGCGTTCAGGGCGCGGCGGAATAA
- a CDS encoding xanthine dehydrogenase family protein molybdopterin-binding subunit, with protein sequence MSADPSTLRFVSANRRVREDRRFVAGRGKYIADIALEGMLHVAILPSQHPSARIISIDSSAALAMPGVHYVLTGEELAAAVDPLMNGLDTPNVKRYPLAVGQTRYAGEWVAAVVAETRAQAEDATEKLRVNYEPLPFVTDAEEAFQPSSPPVHPAHGSNVLLDKTFVWGEVEKDFAESPRHLSFRVVWGRNSTVPIETFGVTASWDAWGEMLDVWASIQMPKYPDQIARALRLPANNVRVHQDVDVGGSYGVKRGIKHTVLVSHLSRRLCRPVRLIEDRLENMRGGDAHGPERIFDVEIAFNDDGIVRSMKMRALDNAGGYAGRAPFQLGKPIGAIVGPYKINSVQYRAQSVTSNKAVQEAVRGFGQSPTNYAIETAIDKVAVAVRLDPIEIRRRNFIRKEEFPYLIPSGTRYDSGDYHTVVEKVLAHIDYPAMEKERDRLRASGMLAGIGIAACLEPSGGNSSFEPLLNEKNNTTTWMDSCRINVDGPGYVTVAIHTTSAGQGHETLVATVIGEVLEIDPDIIRIVRPDSLACLPSNTPVGSRMAIMLGGAAFHAAQKLKAKLVKIAAHQFGCGEDEVEYAGGGTTARQSRDHLGWGELVNIAHRNFHLLPTGMEPGLETTHVMQVPTGDKLPENGRVQMYPCHSFEFHVVLIALDPILGKPEIRRYVIGHDCGTVINPHIVKGMTLGGIAHGIGAALLEEFVYDGEGQMLTQSFMDYLLPSSHEVPKVEIVHHCTPSPYTVFGQKGSGESGYLGAPAAISNAINDAVRSLGISFSKLPIRISAISDAVASAKQNQQQG encoded by the coding sequence ATGAGCGCCGATCCATCCACCCTCCGTTTCGTATCTGCCAACCGGCGCGTCCGCGAGGATCGTCGTTTCGTTGCAGGACGTGGCAAATATATTGCCGACATCGCCCTTGAGGGCATGCTTCACGTGGCGATCCTGCCGTCGCAGCATCCGTCTGCCCGCATCATCTCGATCGACAGTTCGGCTGCTTTGGCGATGCCGGGCGTGCACTACGTTCTCACCGGTGAGGAGCTGGCGGCCGCGGTCGATCCCCTGATGAACGGCCTCGATACGCCGAATGTGAAGCGCTATCCGCTCGCTGTCGGTCAGACCCGGTATGCGGGTGAATGGGTGGCCGCCGTCGTAGCTGAAACGCGCGCGCAAGCCGAGGACGCGACCGAAAAGCTGCGCGTCAATTATGAGCCGCTGCCGTTTGTCACGGACGCCGAAGAGGCCTTCCAGCCGAGTAGCCCGCCAGTCCATCCTGCTCACGGCTCGAATGTTCTGCTCGACAAGACTTTCGTCTGGGGCGAGGTCGAGAAGGACTTTGCCGAGAGCCCGCGCCATCTTTCATTCCGCGTCGTTTGGGGGCGCAATTCGACTGTGCCGATCGAGACGTTCGGTGTCACGGCCTCCTGGGACGCGTGGGGCGAGATGCTGGATGTCTGGGCGTCTATTCAGATGCCGAAATATCCCGACCAGATTGCCCGCGCTCTGCGTCTGCCCGCCAACAATGTTCGTGTGCATCAGGATGTCGATGTCGGCGGGAGCTACGGCGTCAAGCGCGGTATCAAGCATACGGTTCTTGTGTCGCATCTTTCGCGACGGCTGTGCCGCCCCGTGCGATTGATCGAGGATCGGCTCGAGAACATGCGCGGCGGCGACGCGCACGGTCCCGAGCGCATTTTCGATGTTGAGATCGCCTTCAACGATGACGGCATCGTCAGATCGATGAAAATGCGCGCGCTAGACAATGCCGGCGGATACGCCGGCCGCGCGCCTTTCCAACTGGGCAAGCCAATCGGCGCGATCGTCGGGCCGTACAAGATCAATAGCGTGCAATATCGCGCGCAATCCGTGACGTCGAACAAGGCCGTCCAGGAAGCGGTGCGCGGTTTCGGCCAGTCGCCGACGAATTATGCGATCGAGACGGCGATCGATAAAGTCGCGGTCGCGGTCAGGCTGGATCCGATCGAAATCCGCCGGCGTAATTTCATCCGCAAGGAAGAATTTCCGTATCTGATCCCGAGCGGCACACGCTACGATAGCGGCGACTATCACACGGTCGTCGAAAAGGTTCTCGCCCACATCGATTACCCGGCGATGGAGAAGGAGCGTGACCGCTTACGCGCGTCCGGGATGCTCGCCGGTATAGGCATTGCCGCGTGTCTGGAGCCCAGCGGAGGCAACTCGTCGTTCGAGCCTTTGCTGAACGAGAAGAACAACACGACCACGTGGATGGATTCCTGCCGCATCAATGTGGACGGACCCGGGTACGTCACGGTCGCAATCCATACGACGTCGGCGGGGCAGGGGCACGAGACGCTGGTCGCAACGGTGATCGGGGAAGTTCTGGAAATCGATCCCGACATTATTCGCATTGTTCGGCCGGATTCGCTGGCATGCCTGCCGTCTAATACGCCGGTCGGAAGCCGGATGGCGATCATGCTCGGTGGCGCAGCGTTTCACGCCGCGCAGAAGCTCAAAGCCAAACTGGTCAAGATTGCCGCGCACCAGTTCGGCTGTGGCGAAGATGAGGTTGAATACGCAGGCGGTGGCACGACCGCTCGACAGAGCCGCGATCATTTGGGATGGGGCGAACTCGTCAATATTGCTCACCGCAATTTTCATCTGCTTCCAACCGGCATGGAGCCGGGGCTTGAGACCACGCATGTGATGCAAGTGCCGACCGGGGACAAGCTGCCGGAAAATGGACGGGTCCAGATGTACCCGTGCCACTCGTTCGAATTTCATGTGGTCCTGATCGCGTTAGATCCCATTCTCGGAAAGCCGGAGATTCGCCGCTACGTCATCGGCCATGACTGCGGCACCGTCATTAATCCGCACATCGTCAAGGGCATGACCTTGGGCGGCATTGCTCACGGAATCGGCGCAGCGTTGCTCGAAGAGTTCGTCTATGACGGCGAGGGACAGATGCTGACCCAAAGCTTCATGGACTACCTCCTTCCATCGTCGCATGAGGTGCCGAAGGTCGAGATCGTGCATCACTGCACGCCGTCTCCCTACACGGTGTTTGGACAAAAAGGCTCCGGCGAAAGCGGTTATCTGGGCGCGCCCGCGGCTATTTCCAATGCCATCAATGATGCCGTGCGCAGCCTCGGCATCTCGTTCTCCAAGTTGCCCATTCGCATCTCTGCCATCAGCGACGCCGTTGCGTCGGCCAAGCAAAATCAACAACAAGGATAG
- the pcaD gene encoding 3-oxoadipate enol-lactonase, which yields MKIAVRGAQRIEVEPGVRLAVSVSGTPDKPAIVFSNSLAASFGMWDEVAERLAPHAHLVRYDTRGHGQSDAPESLYTIERLGGDVLAVLDALKISRAAVCGVSLGGLTAMWLGIHASDRMSGLVLANTAANFPPETMWHDRAATARTRGVGSFVQPSLERWVTSGFREKHASRVDGLAAMIAGTSPAGYAGCCEVLAATDVLPVLPRVACPALVIAGRHDPSTPPARSEEIVSVIPGARLVTLDAAHISAVEAANEFAAAVRDFLPLIQDGS from the coding sequence ATGAAAATCGCCGTTCGCGGAGCGCAGCGTATCGAAGTCGAGCCCGGCGTTCGCCTGGCCGTCAGCGTATCCGGTACGCCCGACAAGCCAGCTATTGTCTTCAGCAATTCGCTCGCGGCTTCGTTTGGCATGTGGGACGAAGTTGCAGAACGGCTTGCGCCTCATGCCCATCTGGTGCGCTACGATACCCGCGGACATGGCCAGTCCGACGCGCCGGAAAGTCTCTACACGATCGAAAGACTGGGCGGAGACGTTCTCGCCGTTCTGGACGCGCTCAAGATCTCGCGCGCTGCTGTATGCGGCGTTTCGCTCGGCGGCCTGACGGCGATGTGGCTCGGGATTCATGCATCCGACCGCATGAGCGGACTGGTTCTTGCCAACACTGCTGCGAACTTCCCGCCCGAAACCATGTGGCACGATCGCGCCGCGACGGCACGGACCCGCGGCGTCGGATCTTTTGTGCAGCCATCCTTGGAACGCTGGGTGACATCTGGTTTCCGCGAAAAACACGCATCGCGGGTTGACGGACTGGCCGCCATGATCGCGGGCACGTCTCCGGCCGGATACGCGGGGTGCTGCGAGGTTTTGGCGGCGACGGACGTCTTGCCGGTGCTTCCGCGCGTCGCATGTCCCGCCCTCGTCATTGCGGGACGGCACGATCCATCGACGCCGCCGGCGCGAAGTGAAGAAATTGTTTCGGTCATACCGGGCGCGCGACTCGTCACGCTGGATGCCGCCCATATTTCCGCAGTCGAAGCGGCGAACGAATTCGCTGCGGCTGTGCGCGACTTTTTACCGCTTATCCAAGACGGCTCGTAA
- a CDS encoding amidohydrolase family protein, translating to MIIDCHAHLVPPSLLDAIRLQAASFPSIRLIEEGGSFGFSFAGGKPTRPVSKPLSDLPARLQWMDAQKVERQVVGGWLDMFAYEVPAEEGARWSRLINTHLALTAKDESRFVPLATVPLQDGTHAAAVLREAHSAGFKGALIGTQPKGKGGVLDDANLVPFWEAANELGSVIFIHPVFESGDDRVHDYGMANAIGRITDTLIAMSRLIYSGAVTRYPKAKIVAGIGGAALPYVIGRLRRNYSLDKDKLGDPDAALAALYYDTIVQDPRTLRFLADVVGADHVMMGSDMPFPIGDLAPLKIVAETSFSDAERTAINGGLAQRLFGL from the coding sequence ATGATTATCGATTGCCACGCACATCTCGTTCCCCCAAGCCTGCTCGACGCTATCCGGTTGCAGGCGGCAAGTTTTCCGTCGATCCGTTTGATCGAAGAGGGTGGGAGCTTTGGCTTTTCATTCGCGGGCGGCAAGCCGACGCGTCCAGTCTCCAAGCCGCTCAGCGATCTGCCGGCCCGTCTGCAGTGGATGGACGCGCAGAAGGTGGAGCGCCAGGTGGTTGGCGGCTGGCTCGATATGTTCGCTTATGAAGTTCCGGCCGAGGAAGGTGCCCGCTGGTCGCGGCTCATCAATACGCATCTGGCGCTGACAGCAAAGGATGAGTCACGGTTTGTCCCGTTGGCGACAGTCCCGCTTCAGGACGGAACGCACGCAGCGGCGGTCTTGAGGGAAGCGCATTCGGCCGGGTTCAAGGGCGCACTGATCGGCACGCAGCCGAAGGGGAAGGGCGGCGTTCTCGACGATGCGAATCTCGTGCCGTTCTGGGAAGCCGCGAATGAATTGGGCTCGGTGATCTTCATTCATCCCGTGTTCGAGAGCGGCGATGACCGCGTCCATGATTACGGCATGGCCAATGCGATCGGCCGCATCACAGATACGTTGATTGCAATGTCCCGGCTGATCTATTCGGGCGCGGTGACGCGCTATCCGAAGGCCAAGATCGTTGCAGGGATCGGCGGCGCGGCGTTGCCCTATGTGATTGGTCGCCTCCGGCGCAACTATTCCCTCGATAAGGACAAGCTCGGCGATCCGGATGCCGCGCTGGCTGCACTTTACTACGACACCATCGTCCAGGATCCGCGCACGCTGCGTTTTCTCGCTGACGTGGTCGGCGCCGACCACGTCATGATGGGATCGGACATGCCGTTCCCAATCGGCGATCTCGCCCCGCTCAAGATTGTCGCCGAGACCTCGTTTTCGGACGCTGAACGAACCGCCATCAATGGCGGACTTGCGCAACGTCTCTTCGGATTGTGA
- a CDS encoding (2Fe-2S)-binding protein yields the protein MKIELSVNGLRRAGDVEPRKTLLDALRDDFLLTGTHAGCEHGVCGACTVLLDGEPVRSCLMFAVQADGYEITTIEGLAAAPGEMSVIQDAFCETHGLQCGYCTPGMILSAHALLERTHEPSREDIVEAISGNICRCTGYGQIVEAIEFAADRLKRSNAPRGLRVAAENSK from the coding sequence ATGAAAATCGAACTCAGTGTCAATGGGTTACGTCGCGCCGGCGATGTCGAGCCGCGCAAGACGTTGCTGGATGCGCTGCGCGACGACTTCCTTCTCACCGGAACGCATGCTGGCTGCGAGCACGGCGTTTGTGGCGCCTGCACGGTGCTGCTCGACGGCGAACCGGTGCGCTCGTGCCTGATGTTCGCAGTTCAGGCCGACGGCTACGAGATCACGACCATCGAGGGCTTGGCGGCTGCGCCCGGTGAAATGAGCGTTATACAGGACGCCTTCTGCGAAACTCACGGGCTGCAATGCGGGTATTGCACGCCGGGCATGATTCTCAGCGCGCATGCGCTTCTCGAGCGTACGCACGAGCCGAGCCGCGAGGACATCGTCGAAGCCATCTCGGGAAATATCTGCCGTTGTACCGGCTACGGGCAGATCGTCGAAGCGATCGAGTTTGCCGCTGATCGCCTAAAGAGATCGAATGCGCCGCGAGGCCTCAGGGTGGCAGCGGAGAACTCGAAATGA
- a CDS encoding xanthine dehydrogenase family protein subunit M has product MKPAPFDYVRPGSLAEACALLAADEDARVIAGGQTLVPMLAMRLARPARLIDILRLPELAGIHEDNGSVVIGATTRQAFALDNPVIRKSVPLLALALPWVGHPPTRNRGTVGGSIANADPSAEIPLVAVTLGAEIEAATPDGPMSTPADDFFIGPMLTTIGQGECLSAVRFPVWAHKRVGVGFHEISARRSDFAFVAAAAQVAIDDEGRCLEVALGVGGVGDRALKLEMSSLIGSRLETKSLSGAVSAAAVNLDAMDDLHASADYRRRVAVTLCTRALEDARDRANGSKSRGEAR; this is encoded by the coding sequence ATGAAACCTGCTCCCTTCGATTATGTCAGACCGGGTTCGCTTGCCGAAGCGTGCGCGTTGCTCGCAGCAGACGAAGACGCACGTGTGATCGCGGGCGGCCAGACGCTCGTTCCAATGCTCGCCATGCGTCTCGCGCGGCCGGCCAGATTGATCGATATTCTGCGGCTGCCCGAGCTTGCAGGCATTCACGAAGACAACGGCTCAGTCGTGATCGGTGCGACAACGCGACAGGCGTTCGCGCTGGACAACCCAGTCATCCGAAAATCAGTTCCGTTGCTCGCGCTCGCGCTGCCCTGGGTTGGGCATCCCCCCACCCGGAATCGCGGGACTGTCGGGGGCTCGATCGCGAACGCCGATCCTTCCGCCGAAATTCCGTTGGTCGCGGTGACACTCGGCGCTGAAATCGAAGCAGCAACCCCGGACGGCCCGATGTCGACACCGGCGGACGACTTTTTCATCGGACCCATGCTGACCACCATCGGCCAGGGCGAATGCCTCAGCGCGGTTCGCTTCCCGGTTTGGGCACACAAGCGGGTTGGGGTCGGCTTTCATGAAATCAGCGCGCGCCGTTCCGATTTTGCCTTCGTGGCCGCGGCGGCTCAGGTTGCAATCGACGATGAAGGCCGCTGCCTCGAAGTCGCGCTCGGTGTTGGCGGTGTCGGCGATCGGGCTCTCAAGCTGGAGATGTCTTCGCTGATCGGAAGCCGTCTCGAAACCAAATCATTGTCAGGCGCTGTAAGCGCGGCGGCTGTTAATCTCGATGCGATGGATGATCTGCATGCGAGCGCGGACTACCGCCGTCGTGTCGCCGTTACACTTTGCACGCGGGCGCTGGAAGATGCGCGAGATCGTGCGAACGGTAGCAAATCCCGGGGAGAGGCCCGATGA
- a CDS encoding ABC transporter substrate-binding protein, with amino-acid sequence MTMIRILASVACISTLLVAAPVRAQAPVELSIVVFGAPSLGAFLPPVIKAQKLDEKNGLLIKFEERTPDAYTAQFNSGEFQLGGSAALLTVGLADTRGVRVTYLFNLFDFWGAVVTSRPGIKTLKDLEGKDLAAAKGTTNYVMFDWFARQLGADTSKFSVVNTATPGLIGYALADRATAIQLWEPAYTTLHSKKPGIQTIDIGITESWKKFTGSRNIPYLGVAAHVAWAEKNPELVKKLFAAYKEAAEWVAGHPGEAAKLIAAKGTPEDQTAIGELIRANDRLGMNVKWAFDVEKEINSVYAAGKSIAFLGADPAASTIYKRPEK; translated from the coding sequence ATGACGATGATCAGAATTCTCGCGAGTGTCGCGTGCATCTCCACGCTGCTTGTTGCCGCCCCTGTCCGTGCGCAAGCGCCGGTGGAGCTTTCCATTGTGGTCTTTGGCGCTCCGTCACTTGGTGCATTTCTTCCACCGGTCATCAAGGCGCAGAAGCTGGATGAGAAGAACGGCCTTCTGATCAAGTTCGAAGAGCGGACGCCAGACGCTTACACGGCGCAGTTCAATTCGGGCGAATTCCAGCTTGGCGGCAGTGCCGCGCTGCTGACCGTCGGCCTTGCCGATACGCGCGGCGTGAGGGTTACGTATCTTTTCAATCTGTTCGATTTCTGGGGCGCGGTCGTAACATCCCGCCCGGGCATCAAGACGTTGAAGGACTTGGAAGGCAAGGATCTGGCTGCGGCCAAGGGCACGACCAATTATGTGATGTTCGACTGGTTTGCGCGCCAGCTCGGTGCCGACACGTCGAAATTCTCGGTGGTCAACACGGCCACCCCCGGTCTCATTGGATATGCGCTCGCCGATCGAGCGACCGCTATTCAGTTGTGGGAGCCGGCTTACACCACATTGCACTCCAAGAAGCCCGGTATTCAAACCATCGACATCGGCATCACCGAGAGCTGGAAGAAATTCACGGGCAGCCGCAATATTCCGTATCTCGGCGTCGCCGCGCACGTTGCCTGGGCAGAGAAGAATCCGGAACTCGTGAAGAAGCTGTTCGCGGCCTATAAGGAGGCAGCCGAATGGGTTGCGGGGCATCCGGGCGAGGCCGCCAAGCTGATCGCAGCCAAGGGTACGCCTGAGGACCAAACGGCGATTGGCGAACTGATCCGCGCCAATGATCGTCTCGGAATGAACGTCAAGTGGGCCTTCGACGTCGAGAAGGAAATCAATTCGGTCTATGCGGCCGGCAAGTCGATCGCCTTCCTGGGTGCCGATCCGGCGGCATCAACCATCTACAAGAGGCCGGAAAAGTGA
- a CDS encoding NIPSNAP family protein, translating into MVYEIRVYEAADGCAVAMRKRFKDEVAAKFFPRHGIELVGAFVAAEEDGRLTYVTRFPSDEACKAAWAAFGADSEWAAVKKASEVNGPLLKNQTVSVLSPAIAGLLLG; encoded by the coding sequence TTGGTTTACGAAATTCGGGTGTATGAGGCTGCGGATGGTTGCGCAGTGGCGATGCGCAAGCGCTTCAAGGACGAGGTCGCTGCGAAGTTCTTTCCGCGCCATGGTATCGAACTGGTCGGCGCATTTGTTGCCGCTGAGGAAGACGGCCGCCTCACATATGTGACCCGCTTTCCGAGCGACGAGGCGTGCAAGGCCGCATGGGCTGCCTTCGGAGCCGACAGCGAATGGGCCGCGGTCAAGAAGGCAAGTGAGGTCAACGGACCCTTGCTCAAGAATCAAACCGTCTCGGTGCTCTCGCCAGCGATCGCTGGCCTTTTGCTCGGCTGA